From one Lycium ferocissimum isolate CSIRO_LF1 chromosome 7, AGI_CSIRO_Lferr_CH_V1, whole genome shotgun sequence genomic stretch:
- the LOC132063231 gene encoding protein IQ-DOMAIN 11 — translation MAKKKSWFNLLKKFFVSESESRLEKEKRKRWVFTRLKIRRLVASSALSPPRERRHHKAEEKQSKHDINVDVERIAETNADAKTPEVETEMASLKEGPESIHDPKNETIVPSRLTLRDQETQYFYIYESEIENFAAIKLQTAFRGYLARKALRALKGLVRLQAIVRGRAVRRQAIATLKSLQSIVNIQSEVCAKRCDQVKTTVHCQQNTLLDLGEKDIKIDLNSQKRWDNRYLSREEENKMFSSKREAAIKRERIREYWLSHRRSTESEVNGRRQYWLEQWVDAQLAKRDDLKNVDTLFSARNKEEFERKEIKSRPFLKQYHTDQELVSPIYVPRRSFHHRRQKSSGDDSTFMGSPSIPTYMAATESARAKARSLSSPRLRPINTDVYSEINSPYKYKLSPISSINSDATVTSRIGSVTGLSQRSPCLKGTPVGPIKSTRSIKDLTFGSDGAFANWDRIGACRIISMLSE, via the exons ATGGCAAAGAAGAAGAGCTGGTTCAACTTGCTGAAGAAGTTTTTTGTTTCAGAGTCAGAATCAAGATTAGAGAAG GAAAAGAGGAAGAGATGGGTGTTTACAAGGCTGAAGATTAGAAGATTGGTGGCGTCCTCGGCGTTGTCACCACCAAGGGAAAGGAGACACCACAAAGCAGAAGAGAAGCAGAGCAAGCATGATAtaaatgttgatgttgaaaGAATTGCTGAAACTAATGCAGATGCTAAAACTCCAGAGGTTGAAACTGAAATGGCTTCCTTAAAAGAAGGCCCTGAGTCTATCCATGATCctaaaaatgaaactattgtACCGTCAAGATTGACTCTTCGTGACCAAGAAACACAGTACTTCTACATCTATGAGAGCGAGATTGAAAATTTTGCTGCCATCAAACTTCAGACGGCTTTTCGCGGTTATCTT GCAAGAAAAGCTTTGAGAGCACTAAAGGGGCTAGTTAGGCTTCAAGCTATTGTTCGCGGTAGGGCAGTACGACGTCAGGCTATTGCTACCCTTAAATCCTTGCAGTCAATTGTAAACATTCAATCAGAAGTCTGTGCAAAGAGATGTGACCAGGTGAAAACCACAGTACATTGTCAACAAAATACATTGCTGGATCTTGGAGAGAAAGATATAAAG ATTGATCTAAACAGCCAGAAAAGGTGGGACAATCGATATTTATCTagggaagaagaaaataagatgTTCTCAAGCAAAAGGGAAGCTGCGATCAAGAGAGAACGTATAAGAGAATACTGGTTAAGCCATCGA AGGTCAACAGAGTCGGAAGTAAATGGAAGAAGGCAATACTGGTTAGAACAATGGGTAGATGCTCAGCTGGCTAAAAGAGACGACCTTAAAAATGTGGACACGCTTTTCTCAGCAAGAAACAAAGAGGAATTCgagagaaaagaaattaaatcaAGGCCTTTTCTAAAACAATACCATACAGACCAAGAATTGGTTTCTCCAATATACGTTCCAAGGAGATCATTTCACCACAGAAGGCAGAAGTCGAGTGGGGATGACAGTACTTTCATGGGTTCTCCTTCTATTCCAACCTACATGGCAGCCACTGAATCTGCAAGAGCAAAAGCAAGATCACTGAGCTCACCAAGGCTAAGACCGATCAATACTGATGTGTACTCTGAGATTAATTCTCCCTATAAGTACAaactatctcccatatcttctATCAACAGCGATGCCACGGTCACAAGTAGGATTGGCAGTGTTACTGGGTTGTCACAAAGATCACCATGCTTAAAAGGCACACCAGTTGGTCCCATAAAATCAACCAGGAGCATTAAGGACCTCACCTTTGGTTCAGATGGGGCGTTTGCAAATTGGGATCGCATTGGTGCCTGCAG GATCATTTCAATGCTCAGTGAATAG